The region ATGTTCCGGCGCGACCACTTTTCCAGCGTGCGCGAGGACAAGACCTACGTCATCGTCATCGGCGACGGTCGCAACAACTACAACGTCGCCAACGAATGGGTGATCCGTGACATCCAGGCCAAGGCCAAGCGGGTCATCTGGCTCAACCCCGAAGCCCGCAGCAGCTGGGGCTACGGCGATTCGGAAATGACGAAGTACCTCGAGTACGTCGATGAAATTCATCACTGCCAGAACCTCAATGACCTCGCCAAGGTGATCGATGAACTCATCAAGGCGGAGTTGTCGTAGTGAGTTGAAACCACAGATGGCCACGGATGAACACGGATCAAGGCAAAGAGCTTTGAACAGGATGCACAGGATGAGCAGGATTTTCCTGTTCTGATCCTGAGTATCCTGTACATCCTGTTGACATCGTCCCTGAAAATCTGTGTTTATCCGTGTTCATCTGTGGTTCCAATGTTTCCTGGCTTGAAGTGAAGCAATGACACAAACACTCGAAATACGCGCCGGCAAGCGCGCGCGGGAGGTGATCTGCGAGCGGGGGCTGAGTGCTTCCGACGTGCGGGTGATCGCCGGCGCGGCGGGCGGTCCCAAGTGGCTGGCCCTTGCCGAACTCGACCGCTTTCTCTTCGGCACCTGGCTTGGTGACGCCGATCAGCCCGTTCATCTGATCGGCGCGTCGGCCGGGGCCTGGCGCTTTGCCGCGCTGGCCACGCGCGATTGCGTGGGTGCCAGCCACGCGCTGCAGGACGCCTACATCCACCAGCGCTACGCCCGCAGGCCCGGCCCCTTTGAGGTCTCGAAGGTCGCCATGGGAATCCTGGGCGCCTACATCAACGAGCAAACCACCGCGGAGATCCTGCAGAGCCGCTACCATTTGTGCGCGGTTGCCGTACGCGCGCGCCACCTGCTGGCCAGCACGAACCGGCAGGCCCTGACCGCGGGCTCTGGCGCGGCGGCCCTGGCCAATGCACTCTCGCGCCGGACACTGCCTGCTTTTTTCGAGAGCGTGCTCTTTCACGCGCCCCTGAGC is a window of Chrysiogenia bacterium DNA encoding:
- a CDS encoding patatin-like phospholipase family protein yields the protein MTQTLEIRAGKRAREVICERGLSASDVRVIAGAAGGPKWLALAELDRFLFGTWLGDADQPVHLIGASAGAWRFAALATRDCVGASHALQDAYIHQRYARRPGPFEVSKVAMGILGAYINEQTTAEILQSRYHLCAVAVRARHLLASTNRQALTAGSGAAALANALSRRTLPAFFESVLFHAPLSEPPLGEEAGLARERVPLTNRNLRLAVLASGSIPMVMSGVGAIPDAPPGVYYDGGIVDYHLALPYEVGEGQLVLYPHFARKVVPGWFDKMLPWRKARSGFLDDVVLLSPSAEFEQSLPLRRIPDRKDFYRFEGRDDERIDAWTQTAQACHVLAEQFEELAGSPKKLKEIVKPL